The Drechmeria coniospora strain ARSEF 6962 chromosome 02, whole genome shotgun sequence genome has a segment encoding these proteins:
- a CDS encoding cytochrome c1, heme protein precursor: MLARSCLRSARTINGLRNGASTMSKRAASTSSGAAGEAAPARMNLAAIASTTVAAASLAWYYHLYGPVAHAAAPIEEGMHSTKYPWVHQQWFKTFDHQALRRGFQVYREVCASCHSLERVPYRTLVGSVLTVDEAKALAEENEYPGEPDDQGEIQMRAGKLADYIPPPYKNEEAARAANNGALPPDLSLIVKGRHGGCDYIFSLLTGYPEEPPAGAQVAPGMNFNPYFPGTGIAMARVLYDGLVEYEDGTPASSSQMAKDVVEFLNWAAEPEMDDRKKMGMKVLVVTSALWALSVWVKRYKWAWLKSRKIAYDPPAETKVRR, translated from the exons ATGTTGGCAAGGTCCTGCTTGCGCTCGGCGCGCACCATCAATGGACTTCGGAATGGCGCGTCCACCATGTCAAAG CGTGCTGCCTCGACCAGCTCGGGCGCTGCCGGTGAAGCGGCCCCTGCACGAATGAACTTGGCTGCCATCGCCTCgaccaccgtcgccgccgcctcccttgCCTGGTACTATCACCTCTACGGACCTGTCGCCCACGCTGCGGCCCCCATCGAGGAAGG CATGCACTCTACCAAGTACCCTTGGGTTCACCAGCAGTGGTTCAAGACATTTGACCACCAGGC TCTCCGGCGAGGCTTCCAAGTCTACCGCGAGGTTTGCGCCAGCTGCCACTCCCTGGAACGAGTGCCCTACCGAACGCTTGTCGGCAGCGTCctgaccgtcgacgaggccaaggccctGGCCGAGGAGAACGAGTACCCCGGCGAACCCGACGATCAAGGCGAGATCCAGATGCGCGCCGGAAAGCTCGCCGACTACATCCCTCCCCCCTACAAGAACGAGGAGGCTGCCCGAGCCGCCAACAACGGTGCTCTGCCGCCGGACCTGAGCCTCATCGTCAAGGGCCGCCACGGCGGATGCGACTACATCTTCAGCTTGCTGACCGGGTACCCCGAGGAGCCTCCCGCCGGCGCTCAAGTCGCTCCCGGAATGAACTTCAACCCCTACTTccccggcaccggcatcgccatggctCGTGTGCTctacgacggcctcgtcgagtaCGAAGACGGCAcgcccgcgtcgtcgtcgcagatGGCCAAGGATGTTGTCGAGTTCCTCAACTGggcggccgagcccgagATGGACGACCGCAAGAAGATGGGCATGAAGGTGCTGGTTGTCACGTCGGCCCTCTGGGCCCTGAGCGTCTGGGTGAAGCGGTACAAGTGGGCGTGGCTGAAGTCGAGAAAGATTGCCTACGACCCTCCCGCCGAGACCAAGGTCCGCCGCTAA